A genomic segment from Nodularia sphaerocarpa UHCC 0038 encodes:
- a CDS encoding MBOAT family O-acyltransferase — protein sequence MVFTEFRFVFFFVLIFCIYWALQKHNHRKLWLLVCSYIFYGVWDWRFLSLLVLSTVTDYFVGLMLSRPQAEIAASETVQNGWIKQFSWDVLLNKPINQQQRQGWLALSLVINLGLLGFFKYYNFFTESASNLLTFLGLPVSITTLQIILPAGISFYTFQTLSYSIDAYLGKLKPIRNFGDFALFVSFFPQLVAGPIVRASTFLPQLLTPKTLNKVDFRGCLTLFLVGYFKKACISDNLSPLVDQYFTNPEIYTALSCWIAVIAFVIQIYCDFSGYSDMAIACAGLLGYKLPLNFNFPYFSSNITELWQHWHITLFTWLRDYIYTPLMKMRPKEQRTELFRSRNILILMLFSGLWHGAAWHFVIWGGLNGIAVVVHKQWSSLMAPYKQFLPLRNILGLPLTMYWFCASASFFRVNDISSIIQVEKSFLFLNSPGSQNLNVQIGWIFIPLIIMHWAAYKGWLTDWWQKIPQWSFAVFYGVLVSTILRFAAINPQPFVYFQF from the coding sequence ATGGTTTTTACTGAATTTCGTTTTGTCTTTTTCTTTGTTCTAATTTTCTGCATCTACTGGGCTTTACAGAAACATAATCATCGTAAATTATGGCTGCTAGTTTGTAGTTACATCTTCTATGGTGTTTGGGATTGGCGCTTTCTGTCCCTGCTGGTGCTTTCGACAGTGACTGATTACTTTGTTGGTTTAATGCTATCTAGACCACAAGCAGAAATTGCAGCCAGCGAGACAGTACAGAATGGATGGATTAAGCAATTTTCTTGGGATGTGCTGCTGAATAAACCAATTAATCAACAGCAGCGCCAAGGATGGTTGGCACTAAGTTTAGTAATCAATCTAGGATTATTAGGCTTTTTTAAATACTATAATTTCTTCACTGAATCGGCATCAAACTTATTAACTTTTTTGGGGCTACCTGTTAGTATTACAACGCTGCAAATCATTCTGCCAGCCGGGATTAGTTTTTACACATTTCAAACTCTGAGCTATTCTATTGACGCGTATCTGGGTAAACTCAAACCTATAAGAAACTTTGGGGATTTTGCGCTGTTTGTGAGTTTTTTCCCTCAATTGGTTGCGGGTCCTATTGTCCGCGCATCTACTTTTTTGCCTCAACTACTAACTCCGAAAACTTTAAATAAGGTTGATTTCCGAGGATGTTTAACACTTTTTTTGGTGGGATATTTTAAGAAAGCTTGTATTTCTGACAATCTCTCTCCTTTAGTAGACCAGTATTTCACGAATCCAGAGATTTATACCGCCTTAAGTTGTTGGATTGCTGTGATTGCTTTTGTTATACAAATATACTGCGATTTTTCTGGCTATTCTGATATGGCGATCGCCTGTGCAGGTTTACTGGGATACAAGCTACCGCTAAATTTTAATTTTCCCTACTTTTCCAGCAATATCACTGAATTATGGCAACATTGGCACATTACCCTTTTCACCTGGCTGCGAGACTATATTTATACACCTTTAATGAAAATGCGACCAAAGGAGCAACGCACAGAACTCTTTAGGTCTAGAAATATTCTCATTCTGATGCTGTTCTCTGGACTTTGGCATGGTGCTGCTTGGCATTTTGTCATTTGGGGGGGATTGAATGGCATAGCTGTAGTTGTTCACAAGCAATGGTCATCTTTGATGGCTCCCTACAAGCAATTTCTACCCCTGAGAAATATTTTAGGACTCCCACTGACGATGTATTGGTTTTGTGCATCGGCAAGCTTCTTTCGGGTTAACGACATCAGCAGTATTATACAAGTGGAAAAATCCTTTTTATTCCTGAATTCTCCTGGCTCTCAAAACCTGAATGTCCAAATTGGATGGATTTTTATCCCTTTAATCATCATGCACTGGGCAGCCTATAAGGGTTGGCTCACGGATTGGTGGCAAAAAATTCCTCAATGGAGCTTTGCGGTTTTCTATGGGGTGTTAGTCTCAACTATACTTCGGTTTGCAGCCATAAATCCTCAACCCTTTGTCTACTTTCAGTTTTAG
- a CDS encoding isopenicillin N synthase family dioxygenase — translation MTSINELAKQTTVSSQIPVIDIYPFITGDTNTREAVANQISDAIQEVGCFYLKNGVSQTLIDQAFAQAESFFTLPLEEKQQVASEVTGRSRGYIPFEKMFIGNQPGQLHESFSFGKELDPNKAGIDSYAEALDVPNQWPQNPPEFRELMEQFFTASQESALNVLEALAIALQLPTSYFTNLHSQQNHAGVFNYYPYISQAPKTGQTRFFEHTDLGSITLLFQDQGGGLEVYTPKGEWITTTSVPETVLVMPADMMSRWTNDQFCAAPHRVSVPDDFQSIKQRYSFSFFVIPDYDVEVNCLETCLKAEASPKYPPTFVGDHLLKRTNDRATKYGRS, via the coding sequence ATGACTTCAATCAATGAACTAGCAAAGCAAACAACTGTTTCATCACAGATTCCCGTCATTGACATTTATCCATTCATCACGGGTGACACTAATACCAGAGAAGCAGTTGCTAACCAAATCTCTGATGCTATTCAAGAAGTGGGCTGCTTCTATTTAAAAAATGGTGTCTCCCAAACTTTAATTGACCAAGCCTTTGCTCAAGCCGAGAGCTTTTTTACACTCCCATTAGAGGAAAAACAGCAAGTCGCCTCAGAAGTTACCGGACGTAGCCGGGGTTATATACCCTTTGAAAAAATGTTCATTGGTAATCAACCAGGACAGTTACACGAATCCTTTAGTTTTGGCAAAGAACTTGATCCAAATAAAGCCGGAATTGACAGTTATGCAGAGGCGTTAGATGTCCCTAATCAATGGCCGCAAAATCCCCCAGAATTTCGGGAACTGATGGAGCAATTTTTCACAGCTTCCCAGGAAAGTGCTTTGAATGTGTTAGAAGCATTAGCCATCGCCTTGCAACTACCAACTTCCTACTTTACCAATTTACATTCTCAGCAAAACCACGCCGGAGTTTTCAATTACTATCCTTATATTTCTCAGGCTCCCAAAACCGGACAAACGCGCTTTTTTGAACACACTGATTTAGGCAGTATTACCTTACTATTTCAGGATCAAGGAGGAGGACTAGAAGTATATACACCAAAAGGAGAATGGATCACCACCACTTCAGTTCCTGAGACCGTTTTAGTGATGCCGGCAGATATGATGTCACGATGGACAAACGATCAATTTTGTGCAGCACCTCATCGAGTTTCCGTCCCAGATGATTTCCAGAGCATTAAACAAAGGTACTCATTTAGCTTTTTTGTAATACCTGATTACGACGTTGAAGTAAACTGTCTAGAAACTTGCCTAAAAGCCGAAGCCTCTCCCAAATATCCCCCAACCTTCGTCGGCGATCATCTCCTCAAAAGAACCAATGATCGAGCCACAAAATATGGGCGTAGTTGA
- a CDS encoding SxtJ family membrane protein, with protein MNEIQELDQKGLRDFGLLGGAIAAGLFGSILPLIHHESVPILPWLIAAILWVWALIAPTTLNGVYQIWMRIGLVLGWINTRIILGIVFYALLMPMGLVMRGVFRQDTMRKKLDPNLATYRIISQVQPREKMENPF; from the coding sequence ATGAACGAAATACAAGAACTTGATCAAAAAGGACTACGGGATTTTGGACTGCTTGGCGGTGCGATCGCAGCTGGCTTATTCGGTAGTATACTGCCTCTAATCCACCATGAGTCTGTACCCATTTTACCGTGGCTGATTGCCGCCATCCTTTGGGTTTGGGCGCTCATTGCTCCCACAACACTGAATGGTGTTTATCAAATTTGGATGAGAATTGGCCTCGTTTTAGGCTGGATTAATACGCGCATCATTCTGGGCATTGTTTTCTATGCTTTATTGATGCCAATGGGTCTAGTGATGCGGGGTGTATTCCGTCAAGACACAATGAGAAAAAAGTTAGATCCTAACTTAGCAACCTATCGGATTATCAGTCAAGTACAACCTAGAGAAAAAATGGAGAACCCTTTCTAA
- a CDS encoding isopenicillin N synthase family dioxygenase: MNSIQEIEQQPATSTQIPILDLHQFTFSDLAGKQAIANQLLQAIQKVGCFYLKNCVPQNAIDQAFTKANGFFALPEAEKRQLAWKDGAALGYFYTKYNGDFREAFVFGEAVLTDHIDTDSPVALQVHQHLANHPAFSDAIQQLFIACHDAGDRILKAISLALNLPESYFSDRHPQQADYGLLHRYYEVSEPPQPGEARFEEHTDWGSLSLLFQDENGGLEVCTNAGEWIAAPPLPNTPIVFIADVMQRWTNDQLPATKHRVLMPANARNLPERYSLAFFLSPGDNTEIACIETCLDAGEAPKYPPILTKEYYQQKTEDLAKRFNNPQ; this comes from the coding sequence ATGAACTCAATTCAAGAAATTGAACAACAACCTGCAACCTCAACACAGATTCCCATCCTTGACCTTCATCAGTTTACTTTCAGTGACCTTGCTGGTAAACAAGCGATCGCCAACCAATTATTACAAGCAATTCAAAAAGTTGGCTGCTTTTACCTGAAAAATTGCGTTCCCCAAAATGCCATTGATCAAGCCTTTACCAAAGCCAATGGCTTCTTTGCACTACCAGAAGCCGAAAAAAGACAACTAGCCTGGAAAGACGGCGCAGCGCTGGGGTACTTTTACACCAAATATAACGGTGATTTTCGGGAGGCCTTCGTATTCGGCGAAGCCGTTTTAACAGACCATATTGATACAGATTCCCCTGTAGCATTGCAAGTTCATCAGCACCTGGCGAACCATCCCGCTTTTAGTGATGCTATTCAGCAATTATTCATAGCTTGTCATGACGCTGGCGATCGCATCCTCAAAGCCATCTCTCTAGCCTTAAACCTGCCAGAATCTTACTTTAGCGATCGCCATCCCCAGCAAGCAGACTATGGGCTGTTGCATCGCTACTATGAAGTATCTGAACCGCCCCAACCAGGAGAAGCACGCTTCGAGGAACATACAGATTGGGGCAGTCTTTCCCTGCTGTTTCAGGATGAAAATGGCGGGCTAGAAGTCTGTACTAATGCCGGAGAATGGATTGCAGCGCCTCCACTTCCTAACACACCCATAGTCTTTATCGCCGATGTCATGCAGCGATGGACAAACGATCAACTTCCAGCTACCAAACATCGGGTACTGATGCCAGCCAATGCCCGTAATCTGCCAGAAAGATACTCCTTAGCTTTCTTTCTCTCTCCTGGCGATAATACAGAAATTGCCTGTATTGAAACTTGCTTAGATGCAGGCGAAGCGCCTAAGTACCCCCCGATCCTCACAAAGGAATATTACCAGCAGAAAACTGAAGATTTAGCCAAAAGATTTAATAATCCGCAGTAG
- a CDS encoding SGNH/GDSL hydrolase family protein — MQKIKPWLQNLFLMLAGVIVGLLIVETFAISTGVAAPQKSKAQIFYQFIQPDAQLGYKPKSNLRDFNTVWQEAKVAEVANTDSYGFRNLGKDYTKSNLYFVGDSFTWGQWVSEEQTFPRLVESDLKQPVINLGVPGYSFAQYETLFNEWITKYKPNTVILSIVANDLTNYSADIGKKIYDTLKERSFSPWYEKTFFYNLVWKNSQKSLQTPIGQPISKEAKNGLTLFDLSLVPPESGVSVDSDYLTSDAVVKVEAALSRIIELSQENQVKLLVFLVPSKESAYIKDYMELFPDHLALLKNEEIGYQRLCNLALSKNVSCVNLTDDFRENSQPENLYFDIDGHWNPAGHELAAKVMLNTLNHNL; from the coding sequence ATGCAAAAAATCAAGCCTTGGCTACAAAATTTATTCCTCATGCTGGCTGGAGTTATAGTTGGGCTGTTGATTGTGGAAACTTTTGCCATTAGTACAGGAGTTGCTGCTCCGCAGAAGTCTAAGGCGCAAATTTTTTATCAATTTATTCAACCAGATGCTCAATTAGGCTACAAGCCCAAATCTAATCTCAGAGACTTTAACACTGTTTGGCAAGAAGCAAAAGTGGCAGAGGTTGCTAATACAGATAGTTATGGATTTCGTAATCTCGGCAAAGATTACACCAAATCTAACTTGTATTTTGTCGGAGATTCATTTACATGGGGTCAATGGGTGAGTGAGGAACAAACATTTCCCAGACTTGTGGAATCAGATTTGAAACAACCAGTAATTAACTTAGGCGTTCCAGGTTATTCCTTTGCCCAATATGAAACATTATTTAATGAATGGATCACCAAATATAAACCTAATACAGTAATCTTATCTATAGTTGCTAATGATTTGACTAATTATTCAGCAGATATTGGTAAAAAGATATACGATACTCTTAAAGAAAGAAGTTTTTCGCCTTGGTATGAAAAAACATTTTTCTATAATTTAGTCTGGAAAAATTCCCAAAAAAGTTTGCAGACACCAATCGGACAGCCTATTTCTAAAGAAGCAAAAAATGGGTTAACTTTATTTGATTTATCTCTGGTTCCACCTGAATCAGGTGTGAGTGTAGATAGTGATTATTTGACATCTGATGCTGTTGTGAAAGTAGAAGCGGCTTTATCACGAATTATTGAGTTGAGCCAAGAAAATCAAGTTAAGTTGTTGGTTTTTCTTGTACCTTCAAAGGAATCAGCATATATCAAAGATTACATGGAATTGTTTCCTGATCATCTAGCATTGCTCAAAAATGAAGAAATTGGTTATCAACGCTTATGTAATCTCGCACTATCAAAAAATGTAAGTTGTGTGAATCTAACTGATGATTTTAGGGAAAATAGTCAGCCAGAAAATCTTTATTTTGATATCGATGGTCATTGGAATCCTGCTGGACATGAATTAGCCGCTAAGGTAATGCTAAATACTCTCAATCATAATTTGTAA
- a CDS encoding DUF5989 family protein has product MFETTQDFLKDLWGFLKERQKFFLLPLIVTLLLLGILIVFAQSSVLAPFIYTLF; this is encoded by the coding sequence ATGTTTGAAACCACACAAGACTTCCTCAAAGATTTATGGGGCTTTCTCAAAGAGCGCCAAAAGTTTTTCCTGCTACCCCTCATCGTCACACTATTACTTTTAGGTATCCTGATTGTCTTCGCACAGTCATCCGTGTTAGCACCCTTTATTTACACGTTATTTTAA
- a CDS encoding carbamoyltransferase, with the protein MRILGISAYYHDSAAALVVDGEIVAAAQEERFSRKKHDARFPKNAIAYCLKQTGISLLEIDQIVFYDKPLVKFERLLETYLAYAPKGLASFIAAMPVWLKEKLYLKTLLKKELATLGDCKRAQLPQLLFTEHHQAHAASAFFPSPFERAAVLCLDGVGEWATTSVWLGDGHQLTPQWEIDFPHSLGLLYSAFTYYTGFKVNSGEYKLMGLAPYGEPKYVDHILNHLLDLKEDGSFRLNMDYFNYTTGLTMTTPKFHALFGSPPRQSEGKLTQREMDLARSIQYVTEEVVLRLARTVKKELDTDYLCLAGGVALNCVANGRILRETDFRDIWIQPAAGDAGGAVGAALAIWHQYHDKPRTVRDGDGMRGSYLGPCFGEVEIREYLQSVNAPYQYLEDDKLMPNLAEILEQGNVVGWFSGRMEFGPRALGGRSIIGDPRSSKMQSVMNLKIKYRESFRPFAPSVLAEEVSNYFELDSPSPYMLLVAPIKGELRIPMTTEQEELFGIDKLNVKRSQIPAVTHVDYSARIQTVHQQTNPRYYELLRHFQAKTGCAVLVNTSFNVRGEPIVCTPEDAYRCFMRTEMDYLVLENFILAKSAQPQINQDQSWKTEFELD; encoded by the coding sequence ATGCGTATTCTGGGAATTTCAGCTTATTATCACGATAGCGCCGCCGCCTTAGTTGTGGATGGTGAAATTGTTGCGGCCGCTCAAGAAGAGCGTTTTTCCCGCAAAAAACATGATGCGAGATTTCCTAAAAATGCGATCGCTTACTGTCTCAAACAGACAGGGATTTCATTATTAGAAATAGACCAAATCGTTTTTTACGATAAGCCATTGGTCAAATTTGAGCGCCTTTTAGAAACCTATCTCGCCTACGCACCGAAAGGATTGGCTTCCTTTATTGCCGCTATGCCAGTTTGGTTAAAGGAAAAGCTCTACCTCAAAACACTGTTAAAAAAGGAACTGGCAACCCTCGGAGATTGCAAAAGAGCGCAATTACCCCAACTTTTGTTTACTGAACATCACCAAGCTCACGCCGCTTCTGCCTTTTTCCCCAGCCCCTTTGAGCGGGCGGCGGTGTTGTGCCTGGATGGGGTAGGAGAATGGGCAACTACCTCGGTTTGGTTAGGAGACGGGCATCAACTAACTCCCCAATGGGAAATTGATTTTCCCCACTCTTTAGGGCTGCTTTATTCTGCCTTCACCTACTACACAGGTTTCAAGGTCAACTCTGGGGAATACAAACTCATGGGTTTAGCGCCCTACGGTGAACCCAAATATGTAGACCATATCCTCAACCATCTTTTGGATCTCAAGGAAGATGGCAGCTTTCGGTTGAATATGGACTACTTCAACTACACCACGGGGTTAACCATGACTACCCCGAAATTTCATGCGCTGTTTGGCAGTCCGCCCCGCCAAAGCGAAGGTAAATTGACCCAACGAGAAATGGATTTAGCTCGTTCGATCCAATACGTTACCGAGGAAGTGGTGTTGCGTTTGGCGAGAACAGTCAAGAAAGAACTGGACACAGACTATCTCTGTTTAGCCGGTGGAGTTGCCCTAAATTGCGTCGCCAATGGGCGAATTTTGCGAGAAACAGATTTTCGGGATATTTGGATTCAACCCGCAGCCGGAGACGCAGGAGGGGCAGTTGGGGCTGCATTAGCTATTTGGCATCAATATCATGACAAGCCTCGCACTGTCAGGGATGGAGATGGAATGCGGGGAAGTTATTTAGGCCCCTGTTTTGGGGAAGTAGAGATTCGAGAATATCTCCAATCTGTGAATGCTCCCTACCAATACTTAGAAGATGACAAACTCATGCCTAATCTGGCGGAAATTCTAGAGCAAGGAAATGTCGTGGGTTGGTTTTCTGGACGGATGGAGTTTGGCCCCAGGGCTTTGGGTGGTCGCTCGATTATCGGTGATCCTCGCAGTTCCAAGATGCAGTCGGTGATGAACCTGAAAATTAAATATCGGGAGTCTTTCCGTCCGTTTGCTCCTTCTGTTTTAGCAGAAGAGGTTTCTAACTACTTTGAACTTGACAGTCCTAGCCCTTATATGCTGCTCGTTGCACCCATCAAAGGCGAGCTGCGGATTCCGATGACTACAGAACAGGAGGAGTTATTTGGTATTGACAAGTTAAACGTGAAGCGATCGCAAATTCCCGCCGTCACCCATGTAGATTACTCGGCTCGGATTCAAACGGTTCATCAACAAACCAATCCTCGGTACTATGAATTGCTGCGTCATTTTCAGGCAAAAACCGGCTGTGCAGTTTTGGTAAACACATCGTTTAATGTCCGGGGTGAACCGATTGTCTGTACACCAGAAGATGCTTATCGCTGTTTTATGAGAACGGAGATGGATTATTTAGTGTTGGAAAATTTTATTCTCGCCAAATCTGCTCAACCCCAAATAAATCAAGATCAGTCTTGGAAAACCGAATTTGAATTGGATTAA
- a CDS encoding aldo/keto reductase, translating into MKNICLLSGQLMPVLGMGTAGLGEVHAEGENEIAALRRGLDLGMTLIDTAEIYGDGGAEILIGEAIAHCRSSVFLVSKVAPRNATQLGAIAACENSLRRLQTDYLDLYLLHWRGPVPLSETLVALETLKQSGKIRDYGVGNFDVKDMEEARALPGGEVIATNQIPYNLRHRNSEWKLLSWCQQRGIPIMAHSPLLQGELLKHPKLLEIAQQRGVTVAQVAIAWLLHQEVIVFPKVSSIAHVEQNRAALDLQLTTEELSALDVAFPPPSAPITLLENW; encoded by the coding sequence ATGAAAAACATTTGCTTACTATCTGGTCAATTGATGCCAGTATTAGGAATGGGGACTGCGGGATTGGGTGAAGTTCACGCCGAGGGTGAAAATGAAATTGCTGCTTTGCGTCGTGGACTGGATTTGGGGATGACTTTGATTGATACGGCGGAAATTTACGGGGATGGTGGGGCGGAAATTTTAATTGGGGAAGCGATCGCTCATTGTCGTTCATCAGTGTTTCTCGTCAGTAAGGTTGCTCCTCGCAATGCAACTCAGCTAGGGGCGATCGCTGCTTGTGAGAATAGTTTACGACGGTTACAAACTGATTACCTCGACCTTTATTTACTGCACTGGCGGGGGCCTGTACCGTTATCAGAAACCTTGGTAGCATTGGAGACGCTGAAACAATCTGGCAAAATTCGAGATTATGGCGTTGGCAATTTTGATGTCAAGGATATGGAAGAGGCTAGGGCTTTACCCGGAGGTGAAGTTATTGCGACAAATCAAATCCCCTACAATTTGCGACATCGTAACAGTGAATGGAAGCTGTTATCTTGGTGTCAACAAAGAGGAATCCCCATCATGGCGCATTCGCCTCTGCTACAGGGTGAACTCCTCAAACATCCCAAATTGCTAGAAATTGCCCAACAGCGTGGGGTAACAGTTGCACAGGTGGCGATCGCTTGGTTGTTGCATCAAGAGGTGATAGTCTTTCCCAAAGTTAGCAGTATCGCCCACGTTGAGCAGAATCGAGCCGCCCTCGATTTGCAGTTAACTACAGAAGAACTGAGTGCTTTGGATGTTGCTTTTCCCCCACCATCTGCACCTATTACCCTGCTGGAGAATTGGTAA